A genomic region of Colletotrichum destructivum chromosome 5, complete sequence contains the following coding sequences:
- a CDS encoding Putative NAD-dependent epimerase/dehydratase, NAD(P)-binding domain superfamily, which yields MTKVLVTGGTGFVAGHVIETLLKRGHSVLTTVRSEEKGEAVKNAYRDVSQNNLDTVVIPDVAAEGAFEGLGSHGLEAVIHLASPFHYNVTDPKKDLIDPAVLGTTGVLKAIKNSCPGVKRVVVTSSFAAILNPGLASTGAQKTYSEEDWSPLTLEDAYANGGSAYIVSKLFAERAAWKFMADEKPGFTLSTINPPMIYGPVRLPVGSLASINTSNRFLGEVLLGKHKAGLPPTPMPLWVDVRDVALAHVRAMEVQEAAGKRFLTTAGFYSNEELARAIWNHFPDLREKLPEPGSFGGAPNPALQSFGYNTSRVTSILGLEFTPYEKTVVDSVLSLKGLKE from the exons ATGACCAAAGTTCTTGTTACAG GAGGCACTggcttcgtcgccggccacGTCATTGAAACCCTTCTCAAGCGCGGACACTCCGTGCTCACGACCGTTCGgtccgaggagaagggggaggcgGTCAAGAACGCCTACCGAGACGTTTCTCAAAACAACCTCGACACGGTCGTCATCCCGGACGTCGCCGCAGAAGGCGCCTTTGAGGGGCTGGGCTCACACGGGCTCGAGGCGGTGATTCACTTAGCAAGCCCA TTTCACTACAATGTCACCGACCCAAAAAAGGACCTGATTGACCCGGCCGTACTCGGCACCACCGGCGTTCTCAAAGCAATCAAGAACTCGTGCCCCGGTGTCAAGCGCGTCGTCGTGACTTCTTCCTTTGCCGCGATCCTCAACCCGGGGCTGGCCTCCACCGGGGCACAGAAGACGTACTCGGAGGAGGACTGGAGCCCCTTGACACTTGAAGACGCCTACGCGAACGGCGGGAGCGCTTATATCGTTTCCAAACTCTTTGCCGAGAGGGCGGCCTGGAAGTTCATGGCAGATGAGAAGCCCGGTTTCACGCTTTCCACCATCAACCCACCGATGATCTACGGACCTGTCAGGCTGCCGGTGGGATCACTCGCCTCAATCAACACCTCGAACCGGTTTCTTGGGGAGGTCCTCCTCGGAAAGCACAAGGCGGGCCTGCCGCCCACGCCTATGCCACTCTGGGTCGACGTGCGAGATGTCGCGCTGGCGCATGTGAGGGCCATGGAGGTTCAAgaggccgccggcaagcGCTTCCTGACGACTGCAGGCTTTTACAGCAACGAGGAGTTAGCCAGGGCAATCTGGAACCACTTCCCCGACTTGCGAGAGAAGCTTCCGGAGCCTGGTAGCTTTGGAGGAGCGCCCAACCCGGCGCTGCAGTCCTTTGGGTACAACACGTCTAGGGTGACAAGCATCCTGGGCCTGGAATTCACTCCGTACGAGAAGACTGTCGTCGACTCGGTCTTGTCTCTGAAAGGCTTGAAGGAGTAG